The genomic interval AGATATCATCACCATCCAACCGTCCTTAACTAACCTATAGAAATCGTTGTAACTTCGTCAATTCCATTGCTGATAGAAAATTCACCTCGAACAGCGAAGCCAAGCAATATCACAAAGCCATCATTGGCGCCAGATCCATCACTCAATTGACTGCTGGGCTTTTTTTCATTAGCTTCCAATCACGCGCTTAAGAACGCACACGCAGCGGAATTCCGTTCCCGTTAGCAACGGCTCTCCAATTCAGGATGGCCAAACATGGACAGTCTCAAGACACCTACACTCTTCACCCGCCACAACCGCCCTCTCCACACCCTCTGGCTCGAATCCCAAGCCTGGTTCTGCGCTCACGAACTCGGCCGGCTGAGCGGGCACTTCTTCGACGAACACTGCATGCGTAAGCTCGACCCGGACCAGTATCGCAGTGTGCAGCTGCTGCGCTATGGCAAGTACCAGGAGACCACCATGGTCAGCGAGTCCGGGGCCTATACCTTGCTAGCGCATCACCATGTGCCGGAGAACCGCCATTTGCGCCGGTGGCTGACACATGAGGTGGTGGCGGTGCTGCGTGATGCTCAGGCTGAAGGGGTGGACGATGGGCCGCGGCTGGGGCATATGTGCTGGCCTGGTGGACGAAGCGCGACTTTATTGTATTGGCAGAGTGAGCCTTGGGTGAGGATGCGGGATATGCCGGTGGTGCTGGCTGGGGAAGTGGAGCTGCCGGGGCCGGTGGAGAAGCGCAAATTGAGTTGGCGGGAGTGTGCGCAGCGGGCGCTGCGGATGCATGGGGTTTAGCGAGCAATTTTGCCTGTGCAGGCCTCTTCGCGGGTGAACCCGCTCCCACAGAGACCGCGGTTTGCTGAAGTTACTTGGCAAGCCGGTCCAGCCGACTTGGCCATGAGCAATCTGGGCTGACGGGGGACGTGTGGGAGCAGGTTCATCGAGGCGTGGAACCGCCGCGAACACCGGCGAAGCCGGTGCCATACACCGAGTCGGATTCTTCGCGGGCATGCCCGCTCCCCCAGAAGTAGAGCTCTAGCTTTGAGGCGGTGATTTGCGTTGAGATTGCGACCTGGGACCGCCAAATCCTTGAAGCCTACTCAAGTCGCTCAGCAGCCTTTTTGTAAGCTTGGTCTCTTTCACGGCGATCGACAGCGACGACAAAAACCACGACCTCTTGGTCAATGACCTGATAGACCAGCCTAAACCCGCTGCTGCGAAGCTTTATCTTGTAGCAATCCGGCAGCGAGTGAAGGCGGTTTGCCTCGATTCGAGGGTTTAGCAGGACCTCTGCCAGTTTCTTCTTGAACTGCTGACGCACGGTATCGCCCAGCTTCTTCCACTCTTTCAATGCGCGGGCATCGAAGTCGAGGCTATAGGTCATCCAGCTGGACCCTCACGCGCTGCGCAGAAGCAAGTCGCTCTTGTACGGTAGCAATGAGGTCTTCATCTTCCTCGGTCATCAGGACTGGCCTGAAGGGTAGCTTGCCCCGCTCAGCGACATATTGCAGAGCCTGTCGCATGAGTTCGGAGGGGGTTACACCGAGGCGCTCGAGCTCTTTGTAGGCGCGGGCTTTGAGATCATCGTCGACGCGGATGTTGATGGAAGCCATGACTTGGCCCTCATGTAAAGACGATTGTCATTACAATGCACTGATCTTGGTGATTCTGCAATGGTGGATTGTTTGCCGGGGCCGCTGTGCGGCCCTTTCGCGACACAAGGCCGCTCCTACAGGGAATCGCGTAGCAGGGGAGATTTGCCAAGGTAGCTGGCGGCCATGGCGCCAGGGAGCGCTCGATATCAGTCGGGGAGCATTGCGAAAAAGGAAGAGGCCCCGCCCACGCCGACAGGAGGGGTTCGGCACCAACGAGGATGCCGGGACTGGACATGCCAGTCTACGTGGTCGAGGGCGAGGCCAGATCTGAAGATAGCGCGGGCTAACGGCAGGGTCCACAGCCAATCGGATTTGATGTGTAAACCATATCCCGCGTACGGCGCGTGGAATGCAGCAACCAGGACCCTACCTGCTCAGCTATCAGCCGTTGACAGCTCACCTCTCACTTGCTAATAATCGCCCACAGTTGTACGACAACACATAACAAAAACAACAATCAGTGGACGATCCCATGTCGACACCCATCCCGCTCTACCCACAACTGTTGCATACCCCTCTTCGCCCGGCCAGCTCGCGTACACCTGCCGGTACGTAGCGCCCGGTTACTGCGCATTCATCCCTGGCCCTGACCGGCCCGTTAACTACCCGCCCCTGCCGCAGGCCGCTTGTGCGTGCCCGGTGGACGGGCTGCCACACCCTTCGGGAGCACAACAATAATGAAAATCTGCCACACCCTGCCCTTCGCCCTGCTTGGCGCCGGGGTCATCGCCGGCCTGCCGGGCACCAGCCTGGCCGCGGGCTTTGTCGAAGACAGCAAGGCCACCCTCGGGCTGCGCAACTTCTACATCAACCGCAACTTCACCAACCCCAGCAACCCGCAGAGCAAGGCCGAGGAGTGGACGCAAAGCTTCATTCTCGATGCCCGTTCGGGGTTCACCGAGGGCCCGATCGGGTTTGGCGTGGATGTGCTGGGGCTGTGGTCGGTCAAGCTCGATGGCGGTGGCGGCACCTACGGCACGGCGTTGCTGCCGCGCCATGACGATGGCAAGCCAGCAGACGACTACGGGCGCCTGGCGGTGGCGGGCAAGGCGCGTATTTCCAAGACCGAGCTGAAGATCGGTGAGTGGATGCCGGTGCTGCCGATTCTACGCTCGGACGACGGTCGCTCGTTGCCGCAGACCTTCCGTGGCGGGCAGGTGACCTCCAATGAAATCGCAGGGCTGACCCTGTACGGCGGCCAGTTCCGCGGCAACAGCCCGCGCAACGACGCCAGCATGGAAGACATGAGCTACGGCGGCGGCGTATCGGACCGTTTCAACTTCGTCGGTGGCGAGTACAAGTTCAACCAGGACCGCACGCTGGTGGGGCTGTGGAATGCGGTGCTCAAGGACGTGTACCAGCAGCAATACCTGCAACTGAGCCACAGCCAGCCGGTGGGTGACTGGACCCTGGGTGCGAACCTGGGTTACTTCCATGGCGACGAGGACGGCTCCGAGCGCGCCGGGCAGCTGGACAACAAGACCTACTCGGGGATGTTCTCGGCCAAGTACGGCGGCAGCACGTTCTGGGTGGGGCTGCAGAAAGTCGATGGTGATACCTGGATGCGGGTAAACGGCACCAGCGGTGGGACCTTGGCCAACGACAGTTACAACTCCAGCTTCGACAATGCCAACGAGCGCTCGTGGCAGGTGCGTCATGACTTCAACTTTGTGACCGTCGGAGTACCGGGGTTGACCCTGATGAACCGCTACATCAGCGGGCGCGACGTGCATAGCGGGGGCGTGACCGATGGCAAGGAGTGGGTGCGTGAGACCGAACTGGCGTACGTGATCCAGAGCGGAGCGTTCAAGGACTTGAGCGTGAAATGGCGAAATTCGTCGATTCGGCGGGATTACAGCAATAACGAGTTCGATGAGAACCGGCTGATCTTCAACTACCCGCTGTCGCTCTTGTAACCGAGAAGACCGGCACTGATTGAAATTGGGGCCGCTTTGCCCCATCGCCGGCAAGCCAGCTCCCACCAGGCCGCAGTAATTTCCAGCCAAGTGGAGTAGCTGTGGGAGCTGGCTTGCCGGCGATAGGGGCCTGACAGGCCATAAAGAGACGCAGGCCTCATTGACAACACCCGAACCCACCGCCAATAATCAGCAAAGTCATACGACAACCTACAACAATTAACAACAAGAGCCGGCCATGACCACTACCCCCCTCAATCGCCTGCTGCTCACCGGAGCCGCAGGCGGCCTGGGCAAGGTCCTTCGCGAACGCCTGCAAGGCTACGCCGAGGTCCTGCGCCTTTCCGACATCAGCGCCATGGCCCCCGCTGCGGGCCCGCATGAAGAAGTCATCACCTGTGACCTTGCCGACAAGGCTGCGGTACATGCCTTGGTCGAAGGCGTGGATGCCATCATCCACTTCGGCGGCGTGTCCACCGAACATTCCTTCGAAGACATTCTCGGCCCCAACATCTGCGGCGTGTTCCACGTCTACGAGGCGGCGCGCAAGCACGGGGTAAAGCGCATCATCTTCGCCAGCTCCAACCACACCATCGGCTTCTACCGCCAGGATGAGCGTATCGACGCCCACTCCCCGCGTCGCCCCGACAGTTACTACGGGCTGTCCAAGTGCTACGGCGAGGATGTCGCCAGTTTCTACTTCGACCGCTACGGCATCGAGACTGTCAGCATTCGCATAGGCTCGTCGTTCCCGCAGCCCCAGAACCCACGCATGCTCTGCACGTGGCTGAGCTATGACGACCTGGTGCAGCTGATCGAGCGCGGGCTTTTCACCCCCAACGTTGGCCACACCATCGTCTACGGCGCTTCCGACAACCGCACCGTGTGGTGGGACAACCGCCATGCCGAGCACCTTGGCTATGTGCCCAAGGACAGCTCCGAGCCCTTCCGCGCCGCAGTAGAAGCCCAGCCGGCGCCCGCCGCAGATGACCCGAGCATGGTCTACCAGGGCGGCGCTTTCGCCGTCGCCGGCCCGTTCGACTGACCCACGCACGCCAGGAGGCACGGCCATGAACTGTGAATTGATCGTTGACGCCCGTAACAGCACAGGCGAAAGCCCCGTGTGGCACCCAGGCGAGCAGGCCCTGTACTGGGTCGACATTCCCGCCCGCCAGCTGCACTGCTGGCAAGCGGCCGATGGCAGACACCAGGTCTGGCAGGGTGACGAGATGCTGGCCTGCATCGCCCGCAGCGGCCAGGGTTGGGTCGCCGGCATGGAAAGCGGCATCTTCCAGCTCCAGGCCAAGCCCGACGGCAGCCTTGATAGCCGCCTGCTCAGCAGCGTGCCGCACGCCCAGGCCGGCATGCGCTTCAACGATGGCCGCTGCGACCGCCAAGGCCGCTTCTGGGCCGGCACCATGCTGCTGGACATGCAGCAAGGTGCCCATGTGGGTGCGCTGTACCGCCATGATGGTGAAGGCCAGCTGCACCTGCAGCAAGACGGCATGATCGTGCCCAACGGCCTGGCTTTCAGCCCCGACGGCACGCGCATGTACCTGTCCGACTCGCACCCAAACGTGCAGAAGGTCTGGGCTTTCGACTACGACATCGACAGCGGCACGCCGCACAACAAGCGGCTGTTCGTCGACATGCGCGGCTACCCAGGGCGCCCCGATGGCGCGGCCATCGACCAGGACGGCTGCTACTGGATCTGCGGCAACGATGCTGGGCAGATCCACCGCTTCACCCCAGACGGGCGCCTCGACCGCTCGCTGAGCGTACCGGTGAAAAAGCCGGCAATGTGCGCCTTTGGCGGCGCCAACTTCGACACCCTGTACGTCACTTCCATCCGCCCAGCAGGCACAGACCTCAGCGACCAGCCCCTCGCTGGCGGGGTATTTGCCCTCAACCCTGGCACCAAGGGCCTGGAGGAACCTGCCTACCGGGGCTGACGCCCCTTGCCGCACCCACACTTGCACACACGAAACCGGATAATAAAAACCACGGAGTTTCATCATGACGTTCAAACGCAAGCTACTCCTTGCCGTACTCCCGTTTGCCTTTAGCGTGGCCATGCCTGCTTCGGCACTGGACATCAAGTTCGCCGAAATTCACCCGGCCGGCTACCCGACCGTGGTCGCCGAACAGAACATGGGCAAAAAGCTCGAGCAGGCCAGTAATGGCGACATCACCTTCAAGATGTTTGCCGGCGGTGTGCTGGGTTCGGAAAAGGAAGTGATCGAACAGGCGCAGATCGGTGCCGTGCAGATGACCCGCGTCAGCCTGGGGATCGTCGGCCCGGTGGTGCCGGATGTGAACGTGTTCAACATGCCGTTCGTGTTCCGCGACCATGATCACATGCGCAAGATCATCGACGGCGAGATCGGCCAGGAAATCCTCGACAAGATCACCAACTCCGATTTCAACCTGGTAGCCCTGGCCTGGATGGACGGCGGCTCGCGCAGCATCTATACGAAGAAGCCGGTACGCAGCCTGGAAGACCTCAAGGGCATGAAAATTCGCGTACAGGGCAACCCGCTGTTCATCGACATGATGAACGCCATGGGCGGCAACGGCATCGCCATGGACACCGGGGAAATTTTCAGCGCCCTGCAAACCGGCGTGATCGATGGCGCCGAGAACAACCCGCCTACCCTGCTTGAGCACAACCACTTCCAGAGCGCCAAGTACTACACCCTGACCGGCCACCTGATCCTGCCGGAACCGGTGGTGATGTCCAAGACCACCTGGAACAAGCTCAGCCCCGAGCAGCAGGCGTTGGTGAAAAAGGTTGCACGTGAGGCGCAGATGGAAGAACGCGCGCTGTGGGATGCCAAGTCCGCCGCCAGCGAAGAGAAGCTCAAGGCCGCAGGTGTCGAGTTCATTACCGTGGACAAAAAGCCGTTCTATGACGCCACCGCTTCGGTACGCGAGAAGTACGGCGCGCCGTACGCCGACCTGATGAAGCGTATCGACGCCGTCCAGTAATACCAGCCCCTTCCAAGACGACCTCGGCAGTGCGGCGCCCGCCGCCCTGCCGCTTTGGTGATGCCTATGAAATCGCTTTTCCTGAGCGTGAACGACACGCTGTACCGCAGCTGCATCTGGATCGCGGGCCTGTCGATCCTGGCCATGACGCTGATCATCCCGTGGGGCATCTTCGCCCGCTACGTGCTGGGCACCGGCTCCAGCTGGCCAGAGCCAGTCTCGATCCTGCTAATGGTGGTGTTCACCTTCGTTGGTGCCGCCGCCAGCTATCGCGCCGGGGCGCACATGGCGGTGGGGATGATCACCGACCGGTTGCCGCCGCTGCAGCGCCAGTTGGTCGCCCTGCTGGTACAACTGCTGATGATCGTGGTGTGCGTGTTCATGACCTATTACGGCACCCGGCTGTGCATCACCACCTGGAACCAGTCGCTGGCCTCGCTGCCCGGTGTGCGGGTGGGCATGACCTACGCGCCGATCCCGGTCGGCGGCGTGCTGACGCTGGTGTTCGTGCTGGAAAAACTCCTGCTGGGCGATCAGAGCAACCGCAAGGTCGTGCGCTTTGACCTGGTCGAAGAAAACGAAGGAGCTGCATAAATGGAAGCGTTCATTCTGTTGGGCAGTTTCATCGTGCTGATTCTGATCGGTATGCCGGTGGCCTACGCCCTGGGCCTGTCGGCGCTGATCGGCGCCTGGTGGATCGACATCCCGCTGCAAGCGATGATGATCCAGGTGGCCAGTGGGGTTAACAAGTTCTCGCTGCTGGCCATTCCGTTCTTCGTGCTGGCCGGCGCAATCATGGCCGAAGGCGGCATGTCACGACGGCTGGTGGCCTTTGCCGGGGTGCTGGTGGGCTTCGTGCGTGGCGGCCTGTCGCTGGTCAACATCATGGCCTCGACCTTCTTCGGCGCAATTTCCGGCTCGTCGGTGGCCGACACCGCCTCGGTGGGCTCTGTGCTTATCCCGGAGATGGAGCGCAAAGGTTACCCGCGTGAATTCTCAACCGCCGTGACCGTCAGTGGCTCGGTGCAGGCGCTGCTGACCCCGCCCAGTCACAACTCAGTGCTGTACTCGCTGGCGGCGGGCGGCACGGTATCCATTGCCTCGCTGTTCATGGCGGGCGTGATGCCCGGCTTGCTGCTGAGCGCGGTGATGATGGGCCTGTGCCTGATCTTCGCGAAGAAGCGCAACTACCCCAAGGGCGAAGTGATCCCGCTGCGCCAGGCGTTGAAGATTGCCGGTGAGGCGCTGTGGGGCCTGATGGCCATGGTCATCATCCTCGGCGGCATCCTGTCGGGCGTGTTCACCGCGACCGAATCGGCAGCCGTGGCGGTGGTGTGGTCATTCTTCGTGACCATGTTCATCTACCGCGACTACAAGTGGCGCGACCTGCCCAAGCTGATGCACCGCACGGTACGGACCATCTCCATCGTGATGATCCTGATCGGCTTCGCCGCCAGCTTCGGCTACGTGATGACCCTGATGCAGATCCCGTCGAAGATCACCACGGCGTTCCTGACCCTGTCGGACAACCGCTATGTGATCCTGATGTGCATCAACTTCATGCTGTTGCTGCTGGGCACGGTGATGGACATGGCGCCGCTGATCCTGATCCTTACGCCGATCCTGCTGCCGGTGATTACCGGTATTGGTGTAGACCCGGTGCACTTCGGCATGATCATGCTGGTGAACCTGGGGATCGGGCTGATAACGCCACCGGTGGGCGCCGTGCTGTTCGTGGGCTCGGCCATCGGCAAGGTGAGCATCGAGTCGACGGTGAAGGCGCTGCTGCCGTTCTACCTGGCGCTGTTCCTGGTGCTGATGGCGGTGACTTACATACCGGCCATCTCCCTGTGGCTGCCTAGCGTGGTGCTGTAACTGCAATCGGGGCCGCTCTGCGCCCCATCGCCGGCAAGCCAGCTCCCACAGGATTGTGCAGCCTTCCAGCCCTGCGCAACCCCTGTGGGAGCTGGCTTGCCGGCGATGGGCTGCAAAGCAGCCCTCTGGTTCTTTCTGCAAATGGATCCTGCACATGGCTGTTCCCTCCTCGGCTGTACCTCTATTCCCGCGCAAACTGGCCATCGCCCTGCTCGC from Pseudomonas fortuita carries:
- a CDS encoding type II toxin-antitoxin system RelB/DinJ family antitoxin produces the protein MASINIRVDDDLKARAYKELERLGVTPSELMRQALQYVAERGKLPFRPVLMTEEDEDLIATVQERLASAQRVRVQLDDL
- a CDS encoding NAD-dependent epimerase/dehydratase family protein gives rise to the protein MTTTPLNRLLLTGAAGGLGKVLRERLQGYAEVLRLSDISAMAPAAGPHEEVITCDLADKAAVHALVEGVDAIIHFGGVSTEHSFEDILGPNICGVFHVYEAARKHGVKRIIFASSNHTIGFYRQDERIDAHSPRRPDSYYGLSKCYGEDVASFYFDRYGIETVSIRIGSSFPQPQNPRMLCTWLSYDDLVQLIERGLFTPNVGHTIVYGASDNRTVWWDNRHAEHLGYVPKDSSEPFRAAVEAQPAPAADDPSMVYQGGAFAVAGPFD
- a CDS encoding TRAP transporter substrate-binding protein, whose translation is MTFKRKLLLAVLPFAFSVAMPASALDIKFAEIHPAGYPTVVAEQNMGKKLEQASNGDITFKMFAGGVLGSEKEVIEQAQIGAVQMTRVSLGIVGPVVPDVNVFNMPFVFRDHDHMRKIIDGEIGQEILDKITNSDFNLVALAWMDGGSRSIYTKKPVRSLEDLKGMKIRVQGNPLFIDMMNAMGGNGIAMDTGEIFSALQTGVIDGAENNPPTLLEHNHFQSAKYYTLTGHLILPEPVVMSKTTWNKLSPEQQALVKKVAREAQMEERALWDAKSAASEEKLKAAGVEFITVDKKPFYDATASVREKYGAPYADLMKRIDAVQ
- a CDS encoding glucurono-1,5-lactonase, which gives rise to MNCELIVDARNSTGESPVWHPGEQALYWVDIPARQLHCWQAADGRHQVWQGDEMLACIARSGQGWVAGMESGIFQLQAKPDGSLDSRLLSSVPHAQAGMRFNDGRCDRQGRFWAGTMLLDMQQGAHVGALYRHDGEGQLHLQQDGMIVPNGLAFSPDGTRMYLSDSHPNVQKVWAFDYDIDSGTPHNKRLFVDMRGYPGRPDGAAIDQDGCYWICGNDAGQIHRFTPDGRLDRSLSVPVKKPAMCAFGGANFDTLYVTSIRPAGTDLSDQPLAGGVFALNPGTKGLEEPAYRG
- a CDS encoding TRAP transporter large permease; its protein translation is MEAFILLGSFIVLILIGMPVAYALGLSALIGAWWIDIPLQAMMIQVASGVNKFSLLAIPFFVLAGAIMAEGGMSRRLVAFAGVLVGFVRGGLSLVNIMASTFFGAISGSSVADTASVGSVLIPEMERKGYPREFSTAVTVSGSVQALLTPPSHNSVLYSLAAGGTVSIASLFMAGVMPGLLLSAVMMGLCLIFAKKRNYPKGEVIPLRQALKIAGEALWGLMAMVIILGGILSGVFTATESAAVAVVWSFFVTMFIYRDYKWRDLPKLMHRTVRTISIVMILIGFAASFGYVMTLMQIPSKITTAFLTLSDNRYVILMCINFMLLLLGTVMDMAPLILILTPILLPVITGIGVDPVHFGMIMLVNLGIGLITPPVGAVLFVGSAIGKVSIESTVKALLPFYLALFLVLMAVTYIPAISLWLPSVVL
- a CDS encoding OprD family porin, whose protein sequence is MKICHTLPFALLGAGVIAGLPGTSLAAGFVEDSKATLGLRNFYINRNFTNPSNPQSKAEEWTQSFILDARSGFTEGPIGFGVDVLGLWSVKLDGGGGTYGTALLPRHDDGKPADDYGRLAVAGKARISKTELKIGEWMPVLPILRSDDGRSLPQTFRGGQVTSNEIAGLTLYGGQFRGNSPRNDASMEDMSYGGGVSDRFNFVGGEYKFNQDRTLVGLWNAVLKDVYQQQYLQLSHSQPVGDWTLGANLGYFHGDEDGSERAGQLDNKTYSGMFSAKYGGSTFWVGLQKVDGDTWMRVNGTSGGTLANDSYNSSFDNANERSWQVRHDFNFVTVGVPGLTLMNRYISGRDVHSGGVTDGKEWVRETELAYVIQSGAFKDLSVKWRNSSIRRDYSNNEFDENRLIFNYPLSLL
- a CDS encoding type II toxin-antitoxin system RelE family toxin, which codes for MTYSLDFDARALKEWKKLGDTVRQQFKKKLAEVLLNPRIEANRLHSLPDCYKIKLRSSGFRLVYQVIDQEVVVFVVAVDRRERDQAYKKAAERLE
- a CDS encoding TRAP transporter small permease, translating into MKSLFLSVNDTLYRSCIWIAGLSILAMTLIIPWGIFARYVLGTGSSWPEPVSILLMVVFTFVGAAASYRAGAHMAVGMITDRLPPLQRQLVALLVQLLMIVVCVFMTYYGTRLCITTWNQSLASLPGVRVGMTYAPIPVGGVLTLVFVLEKLLLGDQSNRKVVRFDLVEENEGAA
- a CDS encoding BRO-N domain-containing protein, with the protein product MDSLKTPTLFTRHNRPLHTLWLESQAWFCAHELGRLSGHFFDEHCMRKLDPDQYRSVQLLRYGKYQETTMVSESGAYTLLAHHHVPENRHLRRWLTHEVVAVLRDAQAEGVDDGPRLGHMCWPGGRSATLLYWQSEPWVRMRDMPVVLAGEVELPGPVEKRKLSWRECAQRALRMHGV